One stretch of Streptomyces sp. NBC_01363 DNA includes these proteins:
- a CDS encoding IS1380 family transposase, with the protein MESSHAASAVSAAFDDQNLIADAGLVPVMRLAERCGLSRLVSEKVMLTGAANGAGAAADAKVTGIVAGMAAGADSIDDLDMLRHGAMPTVFREVRAPSTLGTFLRAFTHGHALQLHAVHCRFLGALTAHTPLLPGSGEKAFIDVDSTHKRVYGRTKQGAEYGRFKGIRTLHPLLSTICTPTSRPVIATVRMRRGKAADSRGAPKFAAEALATAAEAGCTGLRVLRADSQFYNAGVIAACRRNGAHFSITTGMNPSIKRAIHSIPDTTWQQITYPTAVPDPETGELISDAEVAEIPAYTAFTGRKKSEQVTARLIVRRVRDLAKPPTTGEQGELFPIWRYHPFFTDNPAPTLQAEREHRHHAVVEQVIADSKASALAHLPSAHFHANAAWLTLWAMAYNLLRAAGALPGAFHTKATTATLRAHLVHVPARIARSARRLTLHLPQRWPWQDA; encoded by the coding sequence ATGGAATCTTCCCATGCCGCTTCGGCGGTGTCGGCCGCGTTCGACGATCAGAATCTCATCGCGGATGCCGGGCTGGTCCCGGTGATGCGGCTGGCCGAACGGTGCGGGCTTTCGCGCCTGGTGTCGGAGAAGGTGATGCTGACCGGGGCGGCAAACGGTGCGGGTGCAGCAGCCGACGCCAAGGTCACCGGCATCGTGGCAGGCATGGCCGCAGGAGCCGACAGCATCGATGACCTGGACATGCTGCGCCACGGTGCGATGCCGACCGTGTTCCGAGAGGTCCGTGCCCCGTCCACACTGGGCACGTTCCTCCGCGCGTTCACCCACGGTCACGCCCTCCAACTGCACGCGGTGCATTGCAGGTTCCTCGGCGCGCTGACCGCGCACACCCCGCTGCTGCCCGGCTCGGGCGAGAAGGCGTTCATCGACGTCGACTCCACCCACAAACGGGTCTACGGCCGCACCAAGCAGGGCGCCGAGTACGGCCGGTTCAAGGGCATCCGCACCCTGCACCCCCTGCTCTCCACGATCTGCACCCCTACCTCGCGGCCGGTGATCGCCACCGTGCGGATGCGCCGCGGCAAAGCAGCCGACTCCCGCGGCGCCCCGAAATTCGCCGCCGAGGCCCTGGCCACCGCCGCCGAGGCCGGCTGCACCGGCCTACGCGTCCTGCGCGCGGACTCCCAGTTCTACAACGCCGGGGTCATCGCCGCCTGCCGCCGCAACGGCGCCCACTTCTCGATCACCACGGGCATGAACCCCTCCATCAAGCGGGCCATCCACAGCATCCCCGACACCACGTGGCAGCAGATCACCTACCCCACCGCAGTCCCCGACCCAGAGACCGGAGAACTCATCTCCGACGCCGAAGTCGCCGAGATCCCCGCATACACCGCGTTCACCGGGCGCAAGAAGAGCGAGCAGGTAACGGCCCGGCTGATCGTGCGCCGGGTACGCGACCTGGCCAAACCGCCCACCACCGGCGAGCAGGGCGAGCTGTTCCCCATCTGGCGCTACCACCCGTTCTTCACCGACAACCCCGCCCCAACCCTCCAGGCCGAGCGGGAACACCGCCACCACGCCGTCGTCGAGCAGGTCATCGCCGACAGCAAAGCCTCCGCCCTGGCCCACCTGCCCTCGGCACACTTCCACGCCAACGCCGCCTGGCTGACCCTGTGGGCGATGGCCTACAACCTGCTGCGCGCCGCAGGCGCTCTGCCCGGCGCCTTCCACACCAAGGCCACCACCGCCACCCTGCGTGCCCACCTGGTCCACGTTCCCGCCCGGATCGCCCGCTCCGCCCGGCGCCTCACCCTGCACCTACCGCAGCGATGGCCCTGGCAAGACGCGTAG
- a CDS encoding IS4 family transposase, translating into MGGRRRVVRPRSGRSSGERLSDRIALGVLTRVFPPELVDEVVVGCGRLEQRSRLLPARVVVYFVLAMCLFSGQGYEEVARLLTQGLERVRRWEKPWRVPTTAAIGRARRRLGPEPLKVLFARVCRPVAAPDTAGAWYRRWRLVAVDGTVFDVPDTGANSASFGRPGSGRGQQRSAYPQVRVAALVECGTHAVFAAATGPLSVHEQQLIPGLLGRLEPGMLLMADRGITGFELWRAASDTGADLLWRVRKNIVLPVLEAFDDGSYLSEIVAAGDRKRRDPVRVRVIEYTLGRDDDTVYRLITTICNPQEAPAADLAGLYHQRWEIENTLDEIKTHQGGHRLVLRSQYPDGVEQEIYGFLLVHHALRDVMHHTAHQAGLDPDRLSFTRTLRIARRHVTDQAALSPLTTQSSPDPHHP; encoded by the coding sequence ATCGGGGGTAGGCGTCGCGTCGTTCGGCCTCGGAGCGGTAGGTCGTCGGGTGAGCGGTTGTCGGACCGGATCGCTCTGGGTGTGCTGACGCGGGTGTTCCCGCCCGAGTTGGTGGATGAGGTGGTTGTTGGGTGTGGGCGTCTGGAACAGCGGTCGCGGCTGTTGCCGGCCCGGGTGGTGGTCTATTTCGTGCTCGCGATGTGTCTGTTCTCCGGGCAGGGCTATGAGGAGGTGGCCCGGCTGCTGACGCAGGGGCTGGAGCGGGTGCGGCGGTGGGAGAAGCCGTGGCGGGTGCCGACGACAGCGGCGATCGGCCGGGCCCGTCGGCGGTTGGGGCCGGAGCCGTTGAAGGTGCTGTTCGCGCGAGTGTGCCGGCCGGTGGCCGCCCCGGACACTGCTGGTGCCTGGTATCGGCGGTGGCGTCTGGTTGCGGTGGACGGCACGGTCTTCGATGTGCCGGACACCGGGGCGAACAGCGCTTCCTTCGGCCGTCCCGGCTCGGGCCGGGGACAGCAGCGCAGTGCCTACCCGCAGGTGAGGGTCGCTGCACTGGTGGAGTGCGGGACACACGCGGTGTTCGCCGCGGCGACCGGCCCGCTGTCGGTTCATGAACAGCAGTTGATTCCCGGCCTGCTGGGCCGGCTCGAGCCGGGAATGCTGCTGATGGCCGACCGCGGCATCACCGGCTTCGAGCTGTGGCGGGCCGCCTCGGACACGGGCGCGGACCTGTTGTGGCGCGTCCGGAAGAACATCGTGCTCCCGGTCCTCGAAGCCTTCGACGACGGCTCCTACCTGTCCGAGATCGTTGCGGCAGGCGACCGCAAGCGCCGGGACCCGGTCCGGGTCCGCGTCATCGAGTACACCCTCGGCCGTGACGACGACACGGTCTACCGGCTGATCACGACCATCTGCAACCCGCAGGAGGCCCCTGCGGCCGACCTGGCGGGCCTCTACCATCAACGCTGGGAGATCGAGAACACCCTGGACGAGATCAAGACCCATCAGGGCGGACACCGCCTCGTCCTGCGCTCGCAGTACCCCGATGGCGTCGAGCAGGAAATCTACGGTTTCCTTCTTGTCCACCACGCACTTCGGGACGTCATGCACCACACCGCTCACCAAGCCGGCCTCGACCCCGACAGGCTGTCCTTCACCCGCACCCTTCGCATCGCTCGCCGCCACGTCACCGACCAGGCGGCACTTTCCCCCCTCACGACTCAGTCGAGCCCTGACCCACACCATCCGTGA
- a CDS encoding FdhF/YdeP family oxidoreductase, translating into MATKPPTGDPVQNAPRIEPAQHAAAGLPAVAHSLLIAQQQMGVRRTAQTLLKVNQKNGFDCPGCAWPEGDKRHTAEFCENGAKAVAEEATLRRVTPDFFAAHPVADLASRSGYWLGQQGRITQPMYLPEGADRYEAVTWERAFAVIAEELGALGSPDEALFYTSGRTSNEAAFLLQLFAREFGTNNLPDCSNMCHESSGSALTETIGIGKGSVSLEDVHQADLIIVAGQNPGTNHPRMLSALEKAKSAGAKIISVNPLPEAGLERFKNPQTPLGMIKGAALNDLFLQIRIGGDQALFRLLNKMILETEGAVDEAFVREHTHGYEEFARAASEADWDQTLAATGLDRGAIEKALTMVLASKRTIVCWAMGLTQHKHSVPTIREVVNFLLLRGNIGRPGAGVCPVRGHSNVQGDRTMGIFERPAPAFLDALDQEFGITSPRHHGYDVVRSIQALRDGDAKVFFAMGGNFVAATPDTDVTEAAMRRARLTVHVSTKLNRSHAVTGTRALILPTLGRTDKDVQASGKQFVTVEDSMSMVHSSRGNLTPASPHLLSEPAIVARLARAVLGPGSTTPWEEFEKDYATIRDRISRVVPGFEDFNARVAHPGGFALPHAPRDERRFPTATGKANFTAAPVEYPELPEGRLLLQTLRSHDQYNTTVYGLDDRYRGIKGGRRVVLVNPDDAHALGLPDGAYTDLVGEWKDGVERRAPGFRIVHYPTARGCAAAYYPETNVLVPLDSTADTSNTPASKSVVVRFENTVA; encoded by the coding sequence ATGGCCACCAAGCCGCCCACCGGAGATCCGGTCCAGAACGCGCCGCGAATCGAGCCGGCGCAGCACGCCGCCGCCGGGCTGCCCGCCGTCGCCCACAGCCTGCTCATCGCCCAGCAGCAGATGGGTGTGCGGCGCACCGCGCAGACCCTCCTCAAGGTCAACCAGAAGAACGGCTTCGACTGCCCCGGCTGCGCCTGGCCCGAGGGCGACAAGCGGCACACGGCGGAATTCTGCGAGAACGGCGCCAAGGCCGTGGCCGAGGAAGCGACGCTGCGCCGGGTCACCCCCGACTTCTTCGCCGCGCACCCGGTCGCCGACCTCGCCTCGCGCAGCGGGTACTGGCTGGGCCAGCAGGGCCGGATCACCCAGCCGATGTACCTCCCCGAGGGCGCCGACCGGTACGAGGCGGTCACCTGGGAGCGCGCCTTCGCCGTCATCGCCGAGGAGCTGGGCGCGCTCGGCTCCCCCGACGAGGCTCTCTTCTACACCTCGGGCCGCACCAGCAACGAGGCCGCGTTCCTGCTCCAGCTGTTCGCCCGCGAATTCGGCACCAACAACCTCCCCGACTGCTCCAACATGTGCCACGAGTCCTCCGGCTCGGCACTGACGGAGACCATCGGCATCGGCAAGGGCAGCGTCTCCCTGGAGGACGTCCACCAAGCGGACCTGATCATCGTCGCCGGACAGAACCCCGGCACGAACCATCCCCGGATGCTCTCCGCCCTGGAGAAGGCCAAATCGGCGGGCGCCAAGATCATTTCGGTGAACCCGCTCCCCGAGGCGGGCCTGGAACGGTTCAAGAACCCGCAGACCCCGCTCGGCATGATCAAGGGCGCCGCGCTCAACGACCTCTTCCTCCAGATCCGGATCGGCGGCGACCAGGCCCTCTTCCGCCTCCTCAACAAAATGATCCTGGAGACCGAGGGCGCCGTCGACGAAGCCTTCGTACGGGAGCACACCCACGGTTACGAGGAGTTCGCCCGAGCGGCCAGCGAAGCGGACTGGGACCAGACCCTCGCCGCCACCGGCCTCGACCGCGGCGCCATCGAGAAGGCGCTCACCATGGTCCTCGCCTCGAAGCGCACCATCGTCTGCTGGGCCATGGGCCTCACCCAGCACAAGCACTCCGTGCCGACCATCCGCGAAGTCGTCAACTTCCTGCTGCTGCGCGGCAACATCGGCCGCCCCGGCGCCGGAGTGTGCCCCGTCCGAGGCCACTCCAACGTGCAGGGCGACCGCACCATGGGCATCTTCGAGCGCCCCGCCCCCGCCTTCCTCGACGCCCTCGACCAAGAATTCGGGATCACCTCACCGCGCCACCACGGCTACGACGTCGTCCGCTCCATCCAGGCCCTGCGCGACGGCGACGCCAAGGTCTTCTTCGCCATGGGCGGCAACTTCGTCGCGGCCACCCCCGACACGGACGTCACCGAGGCCGCGATGCGCCGCGCCCGCCTCACCGTCCACGTCTCCACCAAACTCAACCGCTCGCACGCCGTGACCGGCACCCGCGCACTGATCCTGCCGACGCTGGGACGCACCGACAAGGACGTCCAGGCGAGCGGCAAGCAGTTCGTCACCGTCGAGGACTCCATGAGCATGGTCCACTCCTCACGCGGCAACCTCACCCCCGCGAGCCCCCACCTGCTCTCCGAACCCGCCATCGTCGCCCGCCTCGCCCGCGCCGTCCTCGGCCCCGGATCGACCACCCCCTGGGAGGAGTTCGAGAAGGACTACGCGACGATCCGCGACCGCATCTCCCGCGTCGTCCCCGGCTTCGAGGACTTCAACGCCCGCGTCGCGCACCCCGGCGGCTTCGCCCTCCCGCACGCCCCCCGCGACGAACGCCGCTTCCCCACCGCGACCGGCAAGGCCAACTTCACCGCCGCGCCCGTCGAGTACCCCGAACTCCCCGAAGGCAGGCTGCTGTTGCAGACCCTGCGCTCCCACGACCAGTACAACACCACCGTCTACGGCCTCGACGACCGCTACCGCGGCATCAAGGGCGGCCGCCGCGTCGTCCTGGTCAACCCCGACGACGCCCACGCCCTCGGCCTGCCCGACGGCGCGTACACCGACCTCGTCGGCGAATGGAAGGACGGCGTGGAGCGCCGCGCGCCCGGCTTCCGCATCGTGCACTACCCGACCGCCCGGGGCTGCGCCGCCGCCTACTACCCGGAGACCAATGTGCTGGTCCCCCTCGACTCCACCGCCGACACCAGCAACACCCCGGCCAGCAAGTCCGTCGTCGTCCGCTTCGAGAACACCGTCGCATGA
- the polA gene encoding DNA polymerase I — MAETASKKTADNRPRLLLMDGHSLAYRAFFALPAENFTTGSGQPTNAVYGFASMLANTLRDEAPTHFAVAFDVSRKTWRSQEFPEYKANRSKTPDEFKGQVELIGELLDAMHADRFAVDGFEADDVIATLATQAEAAGFEVLIVTGDRDSFQLITDNVTVLYPTKGVSELTRFTPAKVEEKYGLTPQQYPDFAALRGDPSDNLPGIPGVGEKTAAKWINQFGSFDELVERAEEVKGKAGQNFRDHLDAVRLNRRLTEMVRDVELPKTPQDLERAPYDRTAVTGVLDVLEIRNPSLRERLLAVDPGAAEDEAPAPAAGIELDGAVLGAGELAPWLAEHGGQPLGVATVDAWLVGSGTVTEIALAAANGAAAWFDPALLDAGDEQAFAAWIADADRPKVMHNAKSAMRVFPEHGWQVDGVTMDTALAAYLVKPGRRSFALDALAVEYLGRELAPAAASDGQLAFGAEDQAEAESLMAQARAVLDLGDAFTARLAEVGATDLLHGMELPTSALLARLERHGIAADRAHLEGMEQQFAGAVQQAVKEAHAAVGREFNLGSPKQLQEVLFGELGLPRTKKTKTGYTTDADALAWLAAQTEHELPVIMLRHREQAKLRVTVEGLIKTIAADGRIHTTFNQTVAATGRLSSTDPNLQNIPVRTDEGRAIRRGFVVGEGFETLMTADYSQIELRVMAHLSEDAGLIEAFTSGEDLHTTVASQVFGVDKSAVDPEMRRKIKAMSYGLAYGLSAFGLSQQLNIEAGEARGLMDTYFERFGGVRDYLHRVVEEARATGYTETVFGRRRYLPDLNSDNRQRREMAERMALNAPIQGTAADIVKVAMLQVDRALTEAKLKSRMLLQVHDEIVLEVAEGERAQVEEILRHEMSTAVQLRAPLDVSVGVGTDWESAAH; from the coding sequence GTGGCTGAGACGGCATCGAAAAAGACGGCAGACAACCGACCGCGCCTGCTCCTGATGGACGGGCACTCCCTGGCGTACCGGGCGTTCTTTGCGCTGCCTGCGGAGAATTTCACGACAGGGTCGGGGCAGCCGACGAACGCGGTGTACGGCTTCGCGTCGATGCTCGCGAACACGTTGCGTGACGAGGCGCCGACGCATTTCGCGGTGGCGTTCGACGTCTCCCGCAAGACCTGGCGCTCGCAGGAGTTCCCGGAGTACAAGGCGAACCGTTCGAAGACCCCGGACGAGTTCAAGGGGCAGGTCGAGCTGATCGGCGAGCTGCTGGACGCGATGCACGCGGACCGTTTCGCGGTCGACGGCTTCGAGGCGGACGACGTCATCGCCACGCTGGCCACGCAGGCCGAGGCGGCCGGTTTCGAGGTGCTGATCGTCACCGGTGACCGGGATTCGTTCCAGCTGATCACGGACAACGTCACCGTGCTGTACCCGACCAAGGGCGTCTCGGAGCTGACGCGCTTCACCCCGGCGAAGGTCGAGGAGAAGTACGGGCTCACACCGCAGCAGTACCCGGACTTCGCGGCGCTGCGCGGCGACCCGTCGGACAATCTCCCGGGCATCCCCGGTGTCGGTGAGAAGACCGCCGCGAAGTGGATCAATCAGTTCGGTTCGTTCGACGAGCTGGTCGAGCGTGCCGAGGAGGTCAAGGGCAAGGCCGGTCAGAATTTCCGGGACCACCTGGACGCGGTGCGGCTGAACCGCAGGCTGACCGAGATGGTCCGTGACGTGGAGCTGCCGAAGACCCCGCAGGACCTGGAGCGCGCCCCGTACGACCGCACCGCGGTGACGGGTGTGCTGGATGTCCTGGAGATCCGTAACCCGAGCCTGCGCGAGCGGCTGCTGGCCGTCGACCCGGGGGCGGCCGAGGACGAGGCCCCGGCGCCCGCCGCGGGCATCGAGCTGGACGGCGCGGTGCTGGGCGCGGGCGAGCTCGCGCCCTGGCTCGCCGAGCACGGCGGGCAGCCGCTCGGCGTGGCCACGGTCGACGCCTGGCTGGTGGGCAGCGGCACGGTCACCGAGATCGCGCTGGCCGCGGCGAACGGCGCGGCGGCCTGGTTCGACCCGGCCCTGCTCGACGCGGGCGACGAGCAGGCGTTCGCCGCCTGGATCGCCGACGCGGACCGGCCCAAGGTCATGCACAACGCGAAGAGCGCCATGCGGGTCTTCCCCGAGCACGGCTGGCAGGTCGACGGCGTCACGATGGACACCGCGCTCGCCGCCTATCTGGTCAAGCCCGGCCGTCGTTCCTTCGCGCTGGACGCGCTGGCGGTGGAGTATCTGGGCCGCGAGCTGGCCCCCGCGGCGGCGTCCGACGGCCAGCTGGCCTTCGGGGCGGAGGACCAGGCCGAGGCCGAGTCCCTGATGGCGCAGGCCCGTGCGGTCCTGGATCTGGGCGATGCGTTCACCGCCCGGCTGGCGGAGGTCGGCGCGACCGATCTGCTGCACGGCATGGAGCTGCCGACGTCCGCTCTGCTGGCCCGTCTGGAGCGGCACGGCATCGCCGCCGACCGGGCCCATCTGGAAGGCATGGAGCAGCAGTTCGCCGGTGCGGTGCAGCAGGCGGTGAAGGAGGCGCACGCCGCGGTCGGCCGCGAGTTCAACCTCGGTTCGCCCAAGCAGCTCCAGGAAGTCCTCTTCGGCGAGCTGGGCCTGCCCAGGACGAAGAAGACGAAGACCGGGTACACGACGGACGCCGACGCGCTGGCCTGGCTCGCCGCGCAGACCGAGCACGAGCTGCCGGTGATCATGCTGCGCCACCGCGAGCAGGCCAAGCTGCGGGTCACGGTCGAGGGCCTGATCAAGACGATCGCGGCGGACGGCCGTATCCACACGACGTTCAACCAGACGGTGGCGGCGACGGGCCGGCTCTCCTCCACCGACCCCAACCTGCAGAACATCCCGGTCCGTACGGACGAGGGCCGGGCCATCCGCCGCGGCTTCGTCGTCGGCGAGGGCTTCGAGACGCTGATGACGGCCGACTACAGCCAGATCGAGCTGCGGGTGATGGCGCACCTCTCCGAGGACGCGGGCCTGATCGAGGCGTTCACCTCCGGCGAGGATCTGCACACCACGGTCGCCTCGCAGGTCTTCGGCGTCGACAAGTCGGCCGTCGACCCGGAGATGCGCCGCAAGATCAAGGCCATGAGCTACGGACTCGCGTACGGGCTCTCCGCGTTCGGTCTCTCCCAGCAGCTGAACATCGAGGCGGGCGAGGCGCGCGGCCTGATGGACACCTACTTCGAGCGGTTCGGCGGGGTGCGCGACTATCTGCACCGGGTGGTGGAGGAGGCCAGGGCCACGGGATACACGGAGACGGTCTTCGGCCGCCGCCGTTACCTCCCCGACCTCAACAGCGACAACCGCCAGCGCCGCGAGATGGCCGAGCGGATGGCGCTCAACGCACCGATCCAGGGCACGGCCGCGGACATCGTCAAGGTCGCCATGCTCCAGGTCGACCGGGCGCTGACCGAGGCGAAGCTGAAGTCCCGGATGCTGCTCCAGGTCCATGACGAAATCGTGCTGGAGGTCGCCGAGGGCGAGCGGGCACAGGTGGAGGAGATCCTCCGCCACGAGATGTCCACGGCCGTGCAGTTGCGCGCCCCGCTGGATGTCTCGGTGGGCGTCGGTACGGACTGGGAGTCCGCGGCGCACTGA
- a CDS encoding DUF4184 family protein: MPFTLSHAAAVLPGMRRDGTARGPLFASALVAGSFAPDMTYYADTAVPGAMEFGRVTHSVWGVFTVDVLITAAVVTLWLLLREPLVALLPGAWQGRVHAFVRGRRGTARGVREAAGFVLSAVIGAATHVVWDAFTHHDRWGVRLVPLLDGSVGGFPVFQLVQYGSSAVALAVLAWFTASGLRRTGARPVPPSVPVLDRRGRWSAGVLLSVCVLLGVAHRCARWYAYFGHIDTPLDIIPTACFGAGAGLAVGLVLYGAWMRLRRPRTAAPAVAGRA; the protein is encoded by the coding sequence ATGCCGTTCACACTCAGTCATGCCGCCGCCGTTCTCCCGGGGATGCGGCGGGACGGGACGGCACGTGGGCCGCTGTTCGCCTCGGCTCTCGTCGCGGGTTCGTTCGCCCCCGACATGACGTACTACGCGGACACCGCGGTTCCCGGCGCCATGGAGTTCGGCCGGGTCACCCACTCGGTGTGGGGTGTGTTCACGGTCGATGTGCTGATCACCGCGGCCGTGGTGACGTTGTGGCTGCTGCTGCGCGAACCACTGGTGGCGCTGCTGCCGGGAGCCTGGCAGGGGCGGGTGCACGCGTTCGTACGGGGACGCCGCGGGACCGCCCGGGGCGTGCGGGAGGCCGCCGGGTTCGTGCTGTCGGCGGTGATCGGGGCCGCCACCCATGTCGTCTGGGACGCCTTCACCCACCACGACCGGTGGGGTGTGCGCCTGGTGCCGCTGCTCGACGGAAGCGTCGGCGGATTTCCGGTGTTCCAGCTGGTGCAGTACGGCAGTTCGGCGGTGGCCCTGGCCGTGCTCGCGTGGTTCACGGCGTCGGGGCTGCGGCGGACCGGGGCGCGCCCGGTCCCCCCGTCCGTGCCGGTGCTGGACCGCCGGGGACGGTGGTCGGCGGGGGTGCTGCTGAGCGTCTGCGTACTGCTCGGCGTCGCCCACCGGTGCGCACGCTGGTACGCGTACTTCGGGCACATCGACACCCCGCTGGACATCATCCCGACCGCCTGCTTCGGCGCCGGGGCGGGGCTGGCGGTGGGCCTGGTGCTGTACGGGGCGTGGATGCGGCTGCGGCGACCGCGCACGGCCGCACCCGCGGTCGCCGGACGGGCCTAG
- a CDS encoding lytic transglycosylase domain-containing protein, protein MAAQFGRRLRKGATTTAVAAVAVAALSASGAPGTSLVTESGDQQSTGSTPPPNDSAATGNSPYYTDLPPLNTPNKPGTSTNLPVTGSAESGIPASILAAYKKAEQTLDDTDAACRLPWQLLAAIGKVESGQARGGRVDANGTTFSPILGPVLDGRGFAMIKDTDNGAYDGDSTHDRAVGPMQFIPSTWATWGQDGNGDGRKDPNNIYDAALAAGRYLCAGSRDLSLAADLDRAVLSYNHSDAYLRTVRSWFDYYNRGTHEIPDGTGTVPPGLGGGRDHSSGSPSPSPSPSETTKPKPSPDPTKPGDGGSTGPTSPTTPPTTPPTTPPAQTLAGVENAGTGTLTATAGDAFAERIKVRARNSLGGPLAKVSVTFTIAGDTDAAFDGGKNAVTLLTATDGTVTAPVLKAGEKAGKFTVRATATGRSLPPVAYTATVTARRADEIARTDDKALTAAPGTEFADTVEVKATYKDAVAAGVAVTATMITDAEKPAENDKGPYFKDADGKTVRTLTELKTDADGTLKLPKIYADDTAGTYKLRLTTEGGATIVIELKVEAPEAPEASETPEAPAG, encoded by the coding sequence ATGGCAGCGCAATTCGGTCGCCGGCTTCGCAAGGGGGCGACCACCACTGCTGTGGCCGCCGTCGCCGTGGCGGCGCTCTCCGCCTCGGGGGCCCCGGGCACATCGCTGGTCACCGAGAGCGGCGACCAGCAGTCCACCGGGTCGACGCCTCCGCCCAACGACAGCGCGGCCACCGGCAACTCGCCGTACTACACGGACCTGCCCCCGCTGAACACCCCCAACAAGCCGGGCACGTCCACGAATCTGCCCGTCACCGGCAGTGCGGAATCCGGTATTCCGGCTTCGATCCTGGCCGCGTACAAGAAGGCCGAGCAGACCCTCGACGACACCGACGCCGCCTGTCGGCTGCCCTGGCAGCTGCTCGCCGCGATCGGCAAGGTCGAGTCCGGCCAGGCCCGCGGCGGCAGGGTCGACGCGAACGGCACCACGTTCTCGCCGATCCTCGGCCCGGTCCTCGACGGCCGGGGCTTCGCCATGATCAAGGACACCGACAACGGGGCGTACGACGGGGACTCGACCCACGACCGCGCCGTCGGCCCGATGCAGTTCATCCCGTCCACCTGGGCGACCTGGGGCCAGGACGGCAACGGCGACGGCCGCAAGGACCCCAACAACATCTACGACGCGGCGCTCGCCGCCGGACGCTACCTCTGCGCCGGCTCCCGCGATCTGTCCCTCGCCGCGGATCTGGACCGGGCGGTCCTGAGCTACAACCACTCGGACGCCTATCTGCGCACCGTCCGCTCGTGGTTCGACTACTACAACCGCGGCACCCACGAGATCCCCGACGGAACCGGCACCGTCCCGCCCGGCCTCGGCGGAGGCAGGGACCACAGCTCCGGCAGCCCGAGCCCGTCCCCCTCGCCGTCCGAGACGACCAAGCCGAAGCCGAGCCCGGACCCCACGAAGCCGGGTGACGGCGGATCGACCGGCCCGACCTCGCCGACGACCCCGCCGACGACCCCGCCCACGACCCCGCCGGCCCAGACCCTCGCAGGCGTGGAGAACGCCGGTACCGGCACACTGACCGCCACCGCGGGCGACGCCTTCGCCGAGCGGATCAAGGTGCGGGCCAGGAACAGCCTCGGCGGCCCGCTCGCCAAGGTGTCCGTGACCTTCACCATCGCGGGTGACACCGACGCCGCCTTCGACGGCGGGAAGAACGCGGTCACCCTCCTCACCGCAACCGACGGCACGGTCACCGCCCCGGTGCTGAAGGCGGGCGAGAAGGCCGGGAAGTTCACGGTGCGGGCCACCGCCACCGGCCGTTCGCTGCCCCCCGTCGCCTACACCGCGACCGTCACCGCCCGCCGGGCCGACGAGATCGCGAGGACCGACGACAAGGCACTGACCGCGGCACCCGGCACCGAGTTCGCCGACACCGTCGAGGTCAAGGCCACCTACAAGGACGCGGTCGCGGCCGGTGTCGCCGTCACCGCCACCATGATCACCGACGCCGAGAAGCCGGCCGAGAACGACAAGGGCCCCTACTTCAAGGACGCCGACGGCAAGACGGTCCGTACCCTCACGGAGCTGAAGACCGACGCCGACGGCACCCTGAAGCTGCCCAAGATCTACGCCGACGACACCGCGGGCACCTACAAGCTGCGCCTCACCACCGAGGGCGGCGCCACGATCGTCATCGAGCTGAAGGTCGAGGCCCCCGAGGCCCCCGAGGCGTCCGAGACCCCCGAGGCGCCCGCCGGCTGA
- a CDS encoding SPW_0924 family protein — MRALVAAAIGLAAALALVLTISAIGAPPGETSPKPLLTTVPGPKN; from the coding sequence ATGCGCGCTCTCGTCGCCGCCGCCATCGGGCTGGCCGCAGCCCTCGCGCTCGTCCTCACCATCAGCGCGATCGGCGCCCCGCCGGGAGAGACCTCGCCCAAACCCCTGCTGACCACCGTGCCGGGCCCCAAGAACTAG